The sequence below is a genomic window from Bactrocera neohumeralis isolate Rockhampton chromosome 4, APGP_CSIRO_Bneo_wtdbg2-racon-allhic-juicebox.fasta_v2, whole genome shotgun sequence.
AAAAacatttaaagaatattcaacaaatttgcgctatttttatttacagcTCTCGCTtccaaaatttactttttcgatAGCATGCACGAAGTGATTTTGAAGGCTGTATCACATGGTGTTGAACCAGACAAATCCTTGCATTCAtccacagcagcaacaaatttATCGTCGTTCACCTTCGCTTTAGCCGCATCAGGTTTGAAGTTGCCCGATTCATCCATGAAACCTTGCTTCACCATAACGCATTGGCTGCTGCACTTTATATTATCCGGAACGGTTGTTAATTTACCCTCAATAAAGTCGTGGAAATCCTTTGGCGATACATTGTGCTCCTTGTTGCAGTCCTCGATGTATGCGCGCATTTCTGGATCATGTGGGTTGCACTGTTGGAGAAATTTGAGGTAGT
It includes:
- the LOC126754944 gene encoding general odorant-binding protein 56h, whose amino-acid sequence is MKTFVTIALLVIGSAVVLCNPHDPEMRAYIEDCNKEHNVSPKDFHDFIEGKLTTVPDNIKCSSQCVMVKQGFMDESGNFKPDAAKAKVNDDKFVAAVDECKDLSGSTPCDTAFKITSCMLSKK